From Solanum lycopersicum chromosome 4, SLM_r2.1:
GAGGTCAATCAGCCATATGAATAGTTTAATGTGCACATCAATTCGTAACTCTGAAATGTTAATTATTCAAAGCACATTAACAAAACGTACTCCTCCTGTTTGAATCGATGTTTAATATAAACTAAAacgaacaaataaaattaaaaaattatttttaatatgaaacaACAAGTGAATGAAAGGAGGGAGGGAGTACTTTACCAAAAGAGTCATCATGACATGCCAATAAATCACAAATGAAAACAAGACATGTATCAACCCAACAACTTACAAATAGCAAATCAAATAGTAAAAAGCagtaaacataaataaaatcaacaaagcAAAAGGGAAATAAAAAATGGTCACAACGTGGCACTGCCTCTATCCTGGCTAAGCTTATTAAATAGTgacaaaataactaaatattgcAACCACACCGGAAATTAACAAAGGAATAAATGGTGACAAAGTTACTGATGCAGATGGATGTGTGGTATTAGTAGTTTCAGTCTTAGGAGCGGTGGTCCCGGTTTTTGGTGTGGTGGTGCCGGTTGATGGTGTGGTAGCACCACCACCACTTCCTCCGGCTGCTGCCACGGTGACGGCTAGCTTCATGCCGCCGCTGCAGTGTCCCATTACGCCGCAAATGAAGTAATGAGTGCCGGCGGTCTTGAGAGGGATAGTGGTGGCGCCGCTACTGTCGGACGTTATGGAATTACCGGTAGTGCATGAAGAGTAGTCACTAGAACTTACTTCATCAACCGTGTGACCACTTGGATAGTTGaaaactacaaaaataaaataaaagtattacTTACTATTACGagtttaacttatatacataaACGTAAAAGATACTCTTTTTATCTCAAATTACTTGACATATAAACTTATGTAGCAGAAAGAAtactatttttctatatttagaagcaatttaattaacttcaaatttttcattttatctcCACGAAGAATTTATAGCTTTTTATGCATTATCTCAACGACGTTCAGAAAATGGCGAATTTCTATAGTATGTCTATTGTCTAAGGTTTGTTTTAAAtgataagtttaattttttttttcttttttaaattttatcaacattttatatatatatatatatatatatatgatgtcacataaattaaaataaagggaGTTTGTTACGATTACCTGATATTTTCATATGTAATGATAATTTCTAGATTTgctaagtaaaaaaaatgtgtatataTGGGGGAGAAAACTTACCAAGTGAATCACCAACATTAAGAGTGATTCCACTAGCCCAAGTGGTATAATCCACACCAAGTCCCCATCCAGATGAGTCTCCAACAGTATAAACTTTGGCCAAACTTGGAACAAAACAACACATGAACAAAAAAGTCACAGCCAAAAGttttcccatttttttttgatgaatttaaaaGATAAGAGAGTTTGGTAATCTTAATTTTGAGTGAAGAGTggctttaatttgattttcttataTAGGAGAATGCATATGGAGTAGGTCACTTAATATATTTGTAATGGGGTGCATATATAGTTGTAAAGGAGATGTCACATAATTTCAGTTTGACATACATTATACCTAATGCCTTGAAAAAGTGGTTACTTTTATCTCTTTGTTTTCTAGCCTTGAAGAATTAGGTTGGTGAAATGAATTATGTTAGTTAAGATATTCTTGTTTTGCCTGATGAAAAACATGAGGTTGAAACATTATATTACATGATGTGAAATGCGTAGAGAACAAGTCATGTATAATCAAATATATGTTTGACCATTTTCACTAATGTCTAATTAGTACTCATTCAACACTCCTAAAGTCCCAACGCCatgaattattaaaaatgaatacaaAAGGAGTTAAGATCAtatgaaagaataaagaaaagataTGAGTCACCAAAATTTGCTAATTATTTTAGCATATTCGATTAAACTTTTAGAACCCTCTTCGGCCTAAAGTTTTAacactataaataaataaaataaaaagaatcacGATCATAATAAGCGTATGAGTCATCAAAATTTGTTAATTACGATAGTATATTCGATCAAATTTTCATAGTCCCTCCTCTACCTAAAGTCTCAACaccatgaataaaaaaataaaatgattcacaatcatatatatgaaaagaataaacgtataaatcatcaaaatttgcTAATTACTATAATATGTTTGATAAAACTTTCATACACCTCCACACCCCTACCCCCACAATCAtatgaaaagaataaatatgtGAGCCatcaaaaattttcaattacTATAGATGTTTGATCAAACTTCTATACAATCCAAAgccataaattaaaaaattactataacaTATTCGAtcaaacttttttatatatatataaagtaatcaTTATTTGAGAGGTACTTTTTGGGAGTAGGAAGATCACTTTTCGATCAACTTGGGGGAATTGCATATATAAAGTATATATGAACTCTCTTTTTGTTAGGAGTAATGATAATATAGATAAAAAGATtcaagataatatatatatatatatatatatatatatatatatatatatatatatatatatatatattagattggtCTCATAATTAGCTAGAATAAAGTGACACTATTCGAAagaattttatagaaaaaaccAAAGACATGTGAAGGTCGTCCCCCAGCCCCACCACccgggaaaaaaataaaagaaaaaaagaacccacacaaatatttattttttaaaatgattataaatagacttctttcaaatataaaaaataaataaaaaaattgaaactctGTTTAGGGTCCAGGGATGAGGGATAGTCTTTCTCATATAAACTTACAAAATGTATTCACCTAACGATTCATCAAAATGGTGTAAAGGTCACTGGGGGTCCCGCCACATGCCGACCTCAATAAAagtgtatcattttttttttaaaaaaaaattatctgtCGTGTCTGATATTTGTATTAAAGCGTGATCGAATCAAATTCGTAACGGAAAAGTTTCTAATAAAGGCACTTTCATATTAAAAGAATTGAAATTCAGACccctaattaaaaataaaaaaaaattatcattttatctcaaCTTGATTCTTGtgtctattattttattttattttttgcttcttCCATTCATGTTTTCTGATTATAGAAACTGGCTATTTTCTGTGTTTAAAGATGCAATTTTAGATCACTAACTTGAAATCataacaaataaggaaaagaaagttCACTGATCTTAAAATTACAATTCACAACTATTTAAATTCTAACTAGTGATATTAtgattcaaattatatttatgaatatgaCGAAGGCACTTATACAAGGTGATATAGGACTAGGAGCAGTGCAAAAATTACGATAATGGGCGCTTATAAAACGACTGAGTGAGACAATCTAACAACAATTTAGATGTCAAATCCCACATTGTTATCTTTGGAATTATTGTCAAAGTCAATTAATTCTTCTTTAATGATCATTTCTTAAGGTGAGGTCTTTGCTTTATTTCTCCTTTTCACTTGAATCACACGTTGATGATAATACCAACTTATTTGGGATCGATCGAGTCTTCAAATTCAACATTGCATTTCTATAAATGGACTATTTGAAGGTTTAGTTGAAATAACGTATTTTTGTGAATGAGAACTTGACAAAACTCTTAAAACTTgtctcttaaatttttaatttcacatTTCAAGCTTGGAGTTTGAAGTTTGGTGGTTCAAATTTGTTAAAGCAAACATctattcatatttaaaaaatgactttcaaatattatttcaaaattttaaaacaaaaacccATGGGGCATGGACGTTGGGTCTTTGAGAGAATTAGAAACTAATTTTGTTGGGTTTGTTAGGGTCCAGAGGGTTGGGCCAACTGATCCCCCCTCCTCCTTTTTAGCTGTCCTAATTCCAATTTGATCATTTGCCAGTGAAGTAATATAAGATAAGATGTAACAAGGAGGTTTCGAATTCAAGCACTGAGtatgaataaaattgaaattccAATACGGGTAACAGATATGAAAAATCCAAATTTTCTCGTTTTAGTaaagatagaaaaatattaacgAAAAAGAAGGGGTCTCTGACATGGGATTCGGAGGTTTGGCTAACTATAGAAATGGCATCTCGTCAAACGTTACATCTCACCTCAAATTTTGGTAGCACTTCAACATCACTCTTATTCTTCTAGTGGGTTTCCTTTTTGATGAGTACCTTCTTTAACAGAATTTATACTCTTTAACTTTTAACAAGAAGTTACTTCAAAACTCAGTCGGACTCTGACTCGTGATTTGAAGTTTATGGGTTCATATAACAATCTCAAGTCAATGTACAAAAATGAGTTCCCAATCACATAGAAGTACGCATAGATATTTAGTAGATTTCTTGGAATGTATACAATGTCTGAGCAGAAAGTACTGAATTCACGTGAACCTATATGTTACACTGTAAATTCATCTATGTCAAAACTTTAAAGGTGCCTCGCACTCGAAAAATTCTCTGTTTAAGAATACAAGTACGTGTAATGGCAGAAACCAAAGCTGATTCAAGATGGGTAGAAAAGGCCAAATGAGAAAAGTAATGTGCACCAAACAGGTTGGTTGTAGGTGATTTCTATAGCAATGTACCGTTCATAGTCTAAAAATGTTCACTTGCCTTTAAAacaactttcttcttcttagCAAAACATACTCCTAAAAGGAATAATCATGCAATTTGATACATGGTCAAAGACAAATCTACAAAACAGCCCTTCTCCTATTGCTAGCAACAGCTTCCACTACCAAAACTATGAAGTTTTCATTTCTCTATTGACAGCCCTTGGTTGGAAGAGAGTGATACTGCAGAGAAGAAGGGAAAAacgaaagagaaaaataaacaactCAATGACTGCATTTCAAGTAGGGAACGGTGAAATTGAAGACAAAAAAGGTGtacttaaaaaaagaagaaaggaacGGGGTAGCTACAAGGGATGGTAAAAGCTTGCATCAGCAGGCTTCCATAGCCTTTCTAGAtacctctcattttaaaatccACAGAAATCAAACAGGAAGATTGAATTTGGAGCAGGACGTATAGTTTTTGGAAAGTAATCCCAGACTATCTTATAGTTCAGGAGCTATACTTCATGAAAATTTCCAAACCCCACAAAGCTATTGACATGAACCACGGCGATATAATACTAAGAGCTACTTCAAAATTTAAGTTTCATGTTAGGGGGGCTAAACAGAAGATGCTTGATGCCATGACAATGTACATCGCATTGCTGAGCCCTACTTTTTGAATTTGGATTGTCGGAACATATATTATTCATTGGATTATACATAGTTCTATAAGTTATCATAAAAGGAAACGTCCATTTGTTTTCCCAAATGGCATTTTCAGTGTAAAACAATGCCTAGTTCAAGTGGTATTTCCTGTTATAAGAGTGGTGACTTTTAACTAGGGTAAAGAAGACACTTCACTTACTAATTGGTAGTCCAGAATCTAACCCAACTTAAATCAATCTGACTCCCTACTTGTCTTTCATTAGGATCACACTTTACTAGCTCGCATTATTAAAAACAAGATATGGATAATGAGGGGATA
This genomic window contains:
- the LOC101266215 gene encoding blue copper protein: MGKLLAVTFLFMCCFVPSLAKVYTVGDSSGWGLGVDYTTWASGITLNVGDSLVFNYPSGHTVDEVSSSDYSSCTTGNSITSDSSGATTIPLKTAGTHYFICGVMGHCSGGMKLAVTVAAAGGSGGGATTPSTGTTTPKTGTTAPKTETTNTTHPSASVTLSPFIPLLISGVVAIFSYFVTI